In the genome of Patescibacteria group bacterium, one region contains:
- a CDS encoding YraN family protein, with amino-acid sequence MNNDDVESKADTRTNKRIIGDSGEDIVCTFLMKQGFKILDRNYLKPYGELDIVGSKDGKYHFIEVKTVSCEMDSFVTRRTSDRYRPEDNVHAWKLRKLGRVIQAYLLHKKLFDADWQFDVALVYLDSKTGKSVIEMLEDIIL; translated from the coding sequence ATGAATAACGATGATGTGGAGTCAAAAGCAGATACAAGAACCAATAAACGCATAATTGGGGATAGTGGTGAAGACATTGTGTGTACGTTTCTTATGAAACAGGGATTTAAGATACTTGATCGTAACTATTTAAAACCATATGGGGAATTGGATATTGTGGGTAGTAAGGACGGAAAGTATCATTTTATTGAGGTAAAAACAGTTTCATGTGAAATGGATAGCTTTGTTACACGTAGAACATCAGATAGATATCGACCTGAAGATAATGTTCACGCATGGAAACTACGTAAGTTGGGTAGGGTTATTCAGGCTTATTTGTTACACAAGAAACTTTTTGATGCGGATTGGCAGTTTGATGTAGCTCTTGTTTACTTAGACTCAAAGACAGGGAAGTCTGTAATCGAAATGCTTGAGGATATTATTCTATAA
- a CDS encoding NYN domain-containing protein — protein sequence MTVIKHKEQRVGVFIDAQNLYHSAKNLYQARVNFGQILKDTLAGRSLIRAMAYVISTEAGDERNFFDALSKMGIETRTKDLQIFFGGAKKADWDVGLAVDAIKMAPKLDTIILVSGDGDFVPLVEYLKINQGCQVEVVSFGQSSSQRLKEVADEFIDLSENVRRYLIGPAARNERRFKIPRQQNKNQNTSKATLKEVVESTQPEDTIPPEAK from the coding sequence ATGACAGTTATTAAACACAAAGAGCAACGCGTTGGTGTATTTATCGATGCACAAAATCTCTATCACAGTGCAAAAAATCTTTATCAAGCTCGAGTTAACTTTGGCCAAATTCTGAAAGATACGTTAGCAGGACGATCACTTATCCGAGCGATGGCGTATGTTATATCAACTGAAGCAGGGGATGAGCGAAACTTTTTTGATGCATTAAGTAAAATGGGGATTGAAACCCGAACTAAAGACCTTCAAATATTTTTTGGAGGTGCAAAAAAAGCAGATTGGGATGTAGGACTCGCTGTAGATGCAATTAAAATGGCTCCAAAGCTTGATACTATTATTCTAGTATCAGGAGACGGCGATTTTGTACCATTGGTAGAATACCTAAAAATAAACCAAGGTTGTCAGGTAGAAGTTGTATCATTTGGACAATCATCTTCTCAACGATTAAAAGAAGTCGCAGATGAATTTATTGATCTTTCTGAGAACGTGCGCAGATATCTCATTGGTCCAGCTGCTCGCAACGAAAGAAGATTTAAAATTCCTCGCCAGCAAAATAAGAATCAGAATACGTCTAAGGCAACACTTAAAGAAGTTGTAGAATCAACACAACCTGAGGACACAATACCACCTGAAGCAAAATAG
- a CDS encoding TraR/DksA C4-type zinc finger protein: MKNDIHFFKDKLQKEKTLVLEELKSIGVVKNTQNQDDWEARPADMDTLRADPNEVADRIESYENNNGMVNSLDQRLMEIDSALSKIENNTYGICEECSKEIEEARLEANPAAKTCIAHMK; this comes from the coding sequence ATGAAAAATGATATACATTTCTTTAAAGACAAGCTTCAAAAAGAAAAAACGTTAGTTCTTGAAGAATTAAAAAGTATCGGTGTTGTTAAAAACACACAAAATCAAGATGATTGGGAGGCACGGCCTGCAGATATGGACACATTACGAGCTGATCCCAATGAAGTTGCAGACCGAATTGAATCCTACGAAAATAATAATGGCATGGTAAATTCTCTCGATCAACGATTAATGGAAATAGACAGTGCTCTTTCTAAAATCGAAAACAATACATACGGAATTTGTGAAGAGTGCAGTAAAGAAATTGAAGAAGCTCGACTTGAAGCAAATCCTGCAGCAAAAACGTGCATTGCCCACATGAAATAA
- a CDS encoding CCA tRNA nucleotidyltransferase codes for MSLQTSLIEKIPTEVQAVATTLQKANFEAYLVGGCIRDLLINRKPKDWDITTNATPEEIIGLFSETFYENAYGTVGVKTEGDKVDETVKVIEVTPYRLETKYTDVRRPDSITFSKDIKDDLKRRDFTINAIALDPSNGHIIDLYKGQTDLKDGILRTVGNPHDRFQEDALRILRAIRLSCELNFTIESDTEKALVDNSDLLIHISKERVRDEFSKMIMSDYPQRGMELAQKYNVLRFISPEFEKSIGIEQGGVHKYNVWEHLIRSLQLSADKKWPLDVRLASLLHDIGKPDTRRPGESKWTFYGHEVVGARIAKRILMDLKFPQKLIEKVVKLVRWHMFFSDTETITHSAVRRMVANVGKENVWDLMNVRVADRIGTGRPKENPYRLRKYQAMIEEVMRDPISVGMLKIDGKRIMEVTRETPGRKIGYTLHALLEEVLEDPKLNTAEYLEMRAGELIKLPEEELKALGEKGKQIQEQVEEEKVGEIRKKYHVE; via the coding sequence ATGTCCCTACAAACCTCACTTATTGAGAAAATCCCAACGGAAGTTCAAGCTGTAGCAACGACGCTTCAAAAGGCAAATTTTGAAGCATATTTGGTTGGAGGATGTATTAGAGATCTACTTATCAACAGAAAGCCAAAAGATTGGGATATTACAACTAATGCAACTCCAGAAGAAATTATAGGACTTTTTTCAGAGACGTTTTATGAAAACGCTTATGGGACAGTTGGTGTAAAGACAGAAGGGGATAAGGTAGACGAAACAGTCAAAGTCATAGAAGTCACCCCATATAGATTAGAGACAAAGTATACAGACGTGCGACGTCCAGACAGCATAACTTTCAGCAAAGATATAAAGGACGACCTTAAAAGACGTGACTTCACTATTAACGCTATAGCCTTAGATCCTTCTAACGGACATATTATTGACCTTTATAAAGGACAGACTGATTTAAAGGACGGAATTCTACGTACTGTTGGTAATCCACATGACCGATTCCAGGAAGATGCTTTGCGTATCTTGCGGGCTATCCGACTTTCATGTGAATTGAATTTTACTATTGAGTCCGATACAGAAAAGGCACTTGTGGATAACTCTGACTTATTGATCCATATATCTAAAGAACGAGTACGAGATGAATTCTCAAAGATGATTATGTCTGATTATCCACAGCGGGGGATGGAACTTGCTCAAAAGTATAATGTTCTACGGTTTATATCTCCGGAATTTGAAAAAAGTATTGGAATAGAGCAGGGAGGTGTACATAAGTATAACGTGTGGGAACATTTAATCCGTTCATTACAGTTGAGTGCAGATAAAAAATGGCCTCTCGACGTCCGATTAGCCTCACTGTTGCATGATATAGGCAAACCAGACACAAGGAGACCAGGGGAGTCGAAATGGACGTTTTACGGGCACGAGGTAGTGGGGGCACGAATTGCCAAGAGAATCCTCATGGATCTCAAGTTTCCACAGAAACTTATAGAAAAAGTGGTGAAACTTGTTAGATGGCACATGTTTTTCTCAGATACTGAGACAATTACTCACTCCGCCGTACGAAGAATGGTGGCAAACGTAGGGAAGGAGAATGTTTGGGATCTTATGAACGTACGAGTAGCAGATCGGATAGGGACGGGGAGACCTAAGGAGAATCCTTATAGATTACGTAAATACCAGGCAATGATTGAGGAAGTCATGCGGGATCCAATATCTGTAGGCATGCTTAAGATAGACGGGAAGAGGATTATGGAGGTTACTCGTGAAACACCAGGACGTAAGATAGGGTATACACTCCATGCGCTTTTAGAAGAAGTATTGGAAGATCCAAAGCTAAATACGGCTGAATACTTAGAAATGAGAGCAGGAGAGCTTATTAAGCTTCCAGAAGAAGAGCTTAAAGCATTAGGTGAGAAGGGGAAACAAATCCAAGAACAGGTAGAAGAAGAGAAAGTGGGGGAAATCAGAAAGAAATATCATGTAGAATAG
- a CDS encoding exodeoxyribonuclease III, which produces MNFISWNVNGIRAVHKKGNFKWIIDQDADFFCLQEVKAERDQLIDEIQNIKGYYSYFDHSKGRKGYSGVAIYTKHEPLKIELGMNIPELDQEGRMIGLYYKDFVLFNVYFPNGGGGPVRLDFKLKFYDAFLNHIQSIRKTGKKIVFCGDINTAHEAIDLARPKENEENTGFLPEERAWLDEVVNAGYVDVYRHFYPTKTGAYTYWDQKSAARERNVGWRIDYFFVSQELLKDVKSIKIHSEIRGSDHCPLEMELKK; this is translated from the coding sequence ATGAACTTTATCTCATGGAACGTCAACGGGATCCGAGCAGTACATAAAAAGGGTAATTTTAAGTGGATTATTGATCAGGATGCTGATTTTTTCTGTTTACAAGAAGTAAAAGCAGAGCGAGATCAACTTATTGATGAAATTCAGAATATTAAAGGATATTACTCATATTTTGATCATTCAAAGGGCCGAAAGGGCTATAGTGGCGTGGCTATATATACTAAACATGAGCCTCTAAAAATAGAATTGGGAATGAATATCCCTGAACTCGATCAAGAAGGGCGCATGATTGGCTTATATTACAAAGATTTTGTGTTGTTCAACGTCTATTTTCCTAACGGTGGCGGTGGACCCGTGCGATTAGACTTTAAATTAAAATTTTACGATGCTTTCCTCAATCATATACAGTCTATTAGGAAGACGGGCAAAAAGATTGTTTTTTGCGGTGACATTAATACGGCTCATGAAGCCATTGATCTTGCTCGTCCTAAGGAAAATGAAGAGAACACCGGGTTCTTACCGGAAGAACGCGCATGGCTCGATGAGGTAGTTAATGCAGGATATGTTGATGTATATCGACATTTTTATCCTACTAAAACAGGTGCTTATACGTATTGGGATCAAAAGTCTGCAGCACGAGAACGAAATGTGGGATGGCGAATTGATTACTTTTTTGTCTCACAAGAACTCCTGAAAGATGTGAAATCAATAAAGATTCATAGCGAAATTCGAGGGTCCGATCATTGTCCTCTCGAAATGGAGCTTAAGAAATAA
- the rpsO gene encoding 30S ribosomal protein S15 has product MLTKTKKQKIIKDMAVHATDTGSPEVQISILTKRIEELTDHLKTHAKDKHSRRGLLQMVADRASHLNYLQKKDAKRYGAITKKLNLKKKA; this is encoded by the coding sequence ATGTTAACCAAGACCAAAAAGCAGAAAATCATCAAGGATATGGCCGTACACGCCACAGATACAGGATCTCCTGAGGTCCAGATTTCCATTTTGACTAAGCGAATTGAGGAACTTACCGATCACCTCAAGACACATGCAAAAGATAAGCATTCACGACGAGGACTCCTCCAAATGGTTGCCGATCGAGCGTCACATCTCAACTATCTTCAAAAGAAAGATGCTAAGCGATACGGTGCAATCACCAAAAAGCTTAACTTAAAGAAGAAAGCGTAA
- the xerA gene encoding site-specific tyrosine recombinase/integron integrase — protein sequence MTLSELKTQFLEYTEIEKGRSLKTVRNYDFYLTTFLSHTKLTNPKDITDSVLHNYRLWLNRKPSGTKESGVQGKSETLKKKTQNYYLIALRAFLKYLVRMGVPSLQPERIDLAKVPERSIDIISHEELERLLNAPAAVTIEKPEDELRALRDKAILELFFSTGLRVSELCSLSNDLDISKDEFSIRGKGEKIRVVFISTEARASLKAYLAKRTDMDDALFIQVGKNAKNAESLRLTPRSIERIIKQYAIMAGISKKVTPHVIRHSFATDLLSNGADLRSVQALLGHAHIGTTQIYTHVTDKHLKDIHKKFHSGNKS from the coding sequence ATGACACTTTCTGAGTTAAAAACTCAATTTCTTGAATACACTGAGATAGAAAAGGGCCGTAGTTTAAAGACGGTTCGCAATTATGACTTCTATTTAACTACGTTTTTAAGCCATACTAAGCTCACTAATCCTAAAGATATTACTGATTCTGTACTTCACAACTATAGATTGTGGCTTAACCGCAAGCCTTCAGGTACAAAAGAGTCAGGAGTTCAGGGTAAATCAGAAACTCTCAAAAAGAAGACACAAAATTACTATTTGATAGCGTTACGTGCATTCTTAAAGTACTTAGTTCGTATGGGCGTTCCCTCTTTGCAGCCAGAACGTATAGACTTAGCCAAAGTACCAGAACGAAGCATTGATATTATTTCTCATGAGGAACTTGAACGTTTATTAAATGCTCCTGCCGCAGTTACGATAGAAAAACCTGAAGATGAACTCAGGGCATTGCGAGATAAAGCCATATTAGAGCTATTTTTTTCAACTGGTCTTCGAGTTTCAGAGCTATGTTCCCTTTCAAATGATCTCGATATATCAAAAGATGAGTTTTCTATTCGAGGTAAAGGTGAAAAGATACGAGTCGTCTTTATTTCTACTGAAGCAAGGGCTTCACTTAAGGCTTATTTAGCTAAACGCACCGATATGGATGATGCATTATTCATTCAAGTTGGTAAAAATGCTAAAAATGCTGAATCTTTGCGATTAACACCACGTTCCATAGAACGTATCATCAAACAGTACGCAATAATGGCAGGAATTTCCAAAAAAGTTACACCGCACGTTATTCGTCACAGCTTTGCTACAGATTTGCTCTCCAATGGCGCAGATTTACGTTCAGTACAGGCGTTACTTGGCCATGCTCATATTGGAACCACTCAGATCTATACCCACGTAACTGACAAACATTTAAAAGATATCCATAAGAAGTTTCATTCAGGGAATAAGAGTTAA